AATCAAACAGATCGCGGACGTGCACGGGAGCCTCCGGGCGTGGGGATCACCCGCCCGGAGTTCTCGCCCTCGCCGGGCCCCTCCTTCACGCGACACCTGGTCGTCGCGAGCATGAACGGTCCCTGATCGGCGGGACATCAGCCGTGGGGCACCTGACCCTCTCGGCCTGCGGCCGCGCGTTGCGCCGCAGCGATCACCCGCTTGACCGGCACGCCGAGGCGCTCGGCGAGGGCGCGGCAGGCGTCAAACTCTGGGGTCATCGTGAGGACGCCGGATGGATCCGCGGCAACCTTGACCGGAACCGTGCCGTACTCCGTCTCCACGTCCACACGCCTGCGGCCGACTGCGAGCCGGGTGACCTCGTAGATGCGCACGCCGAGCGTCGTCGTTTCCGCGATCAGTATCTGGGAGAGGGCCTGGGCGAGATCGGGCTCGGCCAGCACGCGCAGTAGGTGACCCGGGCGCCCCTTTTTCATGAGGGCCGGGATCGTCATCACATCCAGCGCGCCGGCGCCAAAGAGCAGGTCCATCACGTGCGGGTAGAGCTGAGGATTCATGTCGTCGATGGATGTCTCCAGCACGACGAGCCGCTCAGCCTGTGGGCGCCCGGGACCGATCGTTCCATAGGTCTGGCGGGATCCCGACGGGATCGGCGCCGCCGACTCCAGTGCCTCACCCACGAACAATCTGAGCACGTTCGCGCGCGGGGGGTCCGCCGCGCCCGCGCCTGTGCCGATGCGGTCGAGCCGGAGAGGCGGGAGCGACCCCCAGTCGTTCACGAGGGTGGCAAGTAGGACCGCCCCGGTAGGCGTCAAGAGTTCGCCCTCGGTCTCGCCTGAGTACACGGGCATGCCCTCGATGAGCGCGGCGGTTGCCGGCGGCGGCACCGGGACCGTCCCGTGGTGGATCGTCACCCACCCCCGGCCGAGGTTCACGGGAGATGCGACCACGTGCTCAAGCCCAAGCGCGCGGAATCCCGCGAGCACGCCGACGACGTCGACGATGGTGTCCAGGCCGCCGAGCTCGTGCAGATGCACCTCTTCGATCGGCGTGGTGTGGACCTTCGCTTCCACCGCCGCGAGGCGCGCGAAGACCGCGAGCGCGGAGCGGCGCAGGGGTTCCTCGATCCGGCTCGCCGCGAGCATCCGGCCGAGCGCCGGGTAGGGACGGGAGTTTGGAGGGTCGCCTTCCTGTACGTCAACCCGAGTGGCCGGGACACCGCGCCGGTGCACGCGGCTGACCGTGATCCGAACGGGAACGCCGAGCTCCGAGACCACGTCGCGAAGCCCGGATTCGGTCCACCCGGCGCTTAAGAGCGCGGCGAGCAGCATGTCGCCGCTCGCCCCGCTTCCGCAATCAAGGTAGCCGATGCGCATCCGGACGCCGTGGAGTGACGTCGGTCGTACCCGCGCCGGCGTTGATCACGGCCGCGAGATACCCGGCGCCGAACCCGTTGTCGATGTTGACGGCCGCGACCCCCGGTGCGCATGCGTTGAGCATCGTCAAGAGGGGCGCGAGGCCGCCCAAGTGCGCGCCGTATCCTATGCTGGTCGGCACCCCGATCACGGGCGCGCGGGTGAGCCCGGCCACGACGGCCGGGAGCGCGCCGTCCATGCCGGCCACCACGACCAGCACGCGGGCCCGCTCGAGAAGATCCCGCTGCGCGCCGAGCCGGTGGAGGCCGGCGACGCCGACGTCATACGCTCGGGCCACGGCGCCCCCCATCGCTTCGGCGGTCCACGCGGCCTCCTCTGCCACACCGATGTCGCTCGTCCCGCCGGTGAGCACTCCGATGCACCCTGTCCGGGATTCCGGCAGCGCGCCCACGACGACCAGCGACGCTCCGCTGATGTGGCGGGCCTCGGGGAGTGCACGGAGGACGTCCGCCGCGACCTCGGGCGCAGCGCGGGTCAGCAGCACGACCGCATCGGAACGGCGAAGTTCCGCGGTGATCTGAAGAATCTGGTCCACCGTCTTGCCGGGGCAGTAGACGGCCTCCGCGGCTCGCCGCCGGAGGACGCGATGGGTGTCGGCCTTCGCGAACCCCAACTCGGCGAACGGGAGCCAGCGGAACTCCGCGAGAGCCGCCTCGATGGTCATGCGCCCCGCGCGCACCTCGGTGAGGAGCCGCGCCAGCGCCTCGTCGTTCACCGGCAGGGCCCCCGAGGCGGCTCATGCCCCGCTCCCGGGGCCGTGACCCCGCCGCGTTCGCGCAGTGCCGCCGCGACCAACCCGCCCGACCGCAACCCGCGCGGATCCACGGTCACGTCGCGAAACCCCACCGCCTGCAGAGCCGCCATCACATACGGGCCGATCTCCCGGAGCCGGGCGATCTCCTCGACCGGGACCTCGATCCGCGCGACCTCGCCGTGGTGACGCACCCGAACGTCGCGGAAGCCGAGGTCGTGCAAGACGCGCTCCCCCGCTTCGATCTGGCGCAGCGCGGTCATCGTGACCGGGGTGCCGTGCGGGATCCGGGAGGCGAGGCACGGCGACGCCGGTTTGTCCCAGACCTCGAGCCCCCGCTCTCGGGCCAGCGCGCGGATCTCGACTTTGGTCAGGCCCGCATCGAGCAGGGGGGCGCGAACCGCGAACTCTCCGGCCGCGCGCATCCCGGGACGGTAGTCCCCGAGGTCGTCCAGGTTGGCACCGTAGGCCACGGCGGCCAACCCCAGGCTCGCGGCGACACCGCCGAGGCGCGTGAAGAGCGCGTGCTTACAGAAGTAGCACCGCTGCACGTCGTTCCGGCGGTATCGAGGATCCTCGTATTCGTCCGTCTCGACCACCATGTGGCGGGCCCCAATCGACGCGGCGATCCGCCGCGCGGCGCCGAGTTCTTCCTGCGCGAGCGAGGGGGAAACCGCGGTTACCCCCACGCAGCGGTCGTCGAGGACGTCGTGCGCCACGGCGAGCAGGTACGCGCTGTCGACGCCGCCCGAGAACGCGACCACGACACCGTCGAGATCCCGTAACGCCTGCCTGAGCCGGACGATCTTGTGCTCCATGGGCTAGAAAGCGCCCCAATCCGGCCTCGCGCCGACCCCCGCGGGAGCAAGCGGGGACACGAGGGCGCCGTCCCGCGTGAACTCCAGCGCGAACGGCTGCGATGCCACGGTGGCGTGCGGCTCAAGATCGAGCGTGAGGGCGGCGGACACGGCGACCTCCCCCAGCGCGAGCGTATTGCGGATGTACACGATCCGCTCGTCGCCCGACGTCGGCCGTTGGGTGGTCAGCACCGCGGTCCAGAGCGCGTCCTGATCGGTCAGCATGATCATCGGGAGACGCGACCCCTCCGTGATCGCGGCGGTGATCCCGTTCATGTAGGTGGGCTCCAGGTCGATCTTATCCACCACCCGCTGCGAGATGAAGTCGGCCATGCCCACCCCCGTCGCGTTGCCGTGCGTTTCCTCGGTCAAGTCAAACACGGCCAACCTTCGGATGGTCGGGCCGCCCGTCACGTGGGAGAGGTATCGACCGGTGATGTTCGGGTCCATCCCATCCCCACTGATGTTCTTGCCGATTTCCTGGACGACGAGGACATCGATGTCGCGGGCCGGCAGGCTCGGCATCAGGGCTCGCGCCTTCGTGAGCAGCACGGGCTCCCGGTCGAGGACCGCGTCCGCAGGGACGGCGGCGATCTCGACCGGGATATCGTACGCATCCTCCACCACCGCGACGCCGAACGCGATCGGCGTGCGCCTGCGGATGATCTCCCACGCCTCTGCCAGACGCGGGCCCAGGTCCTGGGGCCCGGTCGCGTGGATCGACATCGCGCCCCGCTGCTTCCCCACGCCGATCACCGACATCTTGATGAGGCCGCTTTCGAATGGGCCTCGGAAGAGCGTGTGGGGTTTGATTCGTCCGATTACGATCACGGCGGCGGCGGCGTGAGCGTGCCGGTCCCAGTACACCTCCGAGCCGTCGCGCAGCCGCCCCAACTCGACGACATCCATGGAAGAGACGATCGGCGCCCCCACCCGCGCTTCGGTCACGCCGAGCGCGGCCAGCACCTCGATCTGGCCCTCCGCGGTCGCGCCCCCGTGGCTCCCCATCGCCGGGAAGATGAACGGCGTCCCCCCGTGCCGCTTGATGGCCGCAACGACCGCGGACGCGATCGTGTCGATCTCCGCGATCCCCCGGCTTCCGACCGCGACGGCGACGCGCCCCCCTTTGGGAATCCGCCGAGCGATCTCGGGCGCGTCGAGTTGACGGTGGATCTGGCCCTCGACATCGCACCGGCCGGGGGACGACCACCGCTGGGCCACGCGCACCATCTGGGGAAGCCGGACTTCCCGCGGAGCCCGGATGCCTTGGAGCCGCCCTGGAGCCGCGCGGGCCACGTTAGCCTGCGTCATCATCATCCCTCCCACGACCTGTCACAATTTGTACCCAATGCGGCGAAGCAAGTCGTGCCGCGCTTGCGCGTCGTCCGGTCCCTCGATGCCCAGGGGCGGCTGGCCGTCCACCACGCCCAGCACCGCCCGCCCCGCGCCGGTCGCGGCGACGATGACCTCGACGGGGTTGGCGGTGGCACAGTAGATCTGGCACACTTCCGGGACCTGGCGCACCGCCCCGAGCACGTTTACAGGATAGGCGTTCCCGAGGAAGATGAAGAACGTGTGCCCGCACCCGACCGCCACGGCGTTCCGGCCGGCCAGGTCGACCAGCGCGGGGTCGGTGCCGCTCGTCCGGACGAGCCTTGGCCCGCTGGCTTCGCAGAACGCCAGCCCGAACCGGATGCCGGGCACGGTTCCGACTAGGGCTTCGTGCAGGTCCTCAACCGTTTTGATGAAGTGGGAGTGTCCGAAGATCAGGTTGAGGCTCTGCGGGTTCTCGACCGCCACGGCGTGCAGTTCCATGCGGACGTCCTCCCGGCCCAGGGCGTTCGGTAGGTTCTTCCACCGGCGCGCGCCGCACTCCTGGGACCCGATCGGCCGGGCGTGCGTGGTGTAGAATGATGGATATCCCGGAGGTGCGTGCATGGACGCGACAGTCCGCTGGACCCGCGAGATGCAGTTCACAGGGACCGGGACCGCCGGCACGACCATCACGATGGACTCTCGGCCGGAGCACGGCGGCCAGGGGGCCGGTCCTTCGCCGATGGAGACTGTCTTGCTGGCCCTCGGTGGGTGCACCGGCATGGACGTGATCAGCGTGCTCAACAAGATGCGGGCGCGGCTCGACGGGCTGGAGATCCGCATCACTGCGGACCGGGCGGAGGAACACCCGAAGGTCTTCACCCGAATCGCGCTCGAGTATGTGTTCACCGGAGCGACGCTGCGACCGGATCAAGTGACCCGAGCGGTGGAGCTGAGCCAGACCCGCTACTGTTCTGTGTCCGCGATGCTGCGCTGGGGCGCCGAGCTTACGTACTCGTGGCGAATCGTCCCGGAGGAACGTTAGACGAGGCCGCGGAGCCGCAGCCGAACGTCGTTCGGGCTGTCCGCGTACTGCATCCCGGTCTCGACGTCGATGACGCGGTCCTGGATCAGCGTGTACACGGCCTGATCGAAGGTCTGCATCCCCTCCTGCCCCCCGGCCTGGATCGCCGTCCGGATCCCCCCAACATTGCCCTTCTTGAGGAGCTCGCGGATGTGCGGGGTGGCCAGCATCAACTCCGCCACCAGCACGAGGCCGCCGTCGCCGGGCCTCGGGATCAGCCGCTGCGAGACCACGCCGAGCAGGTTCAGGGAGAGCTGCAGCTGGACGTTGTCGTGCGACTCCTGAGGGAAGAAGTGCAGGATCCGCTCGATCGTCTGGCTGGCGTTGACCGAGTGCAGAGTGCTCAGCACGAGGTGCCCGGTCTCCGCGAAGTGCACCGCTGCAGTGGCGCTCTCGACGTCCCGCATCTCGCCGATGAGGATGACGTCGGGGGTCTGCCGGAGCGCGTCCTTGAGCGCGGTGTTAAACGAGTCGCAATCGGTCCCGACCTCGCGCTGGCTCACCAGGCTCTCATGATCGGCGTGGACGAATTCGATCGGGTCCTCGATGGTGACGATGTGGCCCGGCGCGTGGCGGTTGCGATAGTCGATCATCGCCGCGAGGGTGGTGGATTTTCCCGATCCGGTGGGCCCGGTCACGAGCACGAGCCCGCGGGGGGCGCTGGCGAGCCCGACGATCACCTTGGGCAGCCCCAGCTCCTCAAACGTGGGGATCTCGCTCTTGATCCGCCGGATGACGATCGCGGGAGCCGACCGCTGTGTGTAGATGTTCACCCGGTACCGCCCCAGCGCCGGAGTGTAGTACGCCAGGTTGACCTGCTGGCGCTCCTCGAATTCGCGCTTGTGCCGCGGCTGCATCATCTGCGCGGCGAGGCGCTCCACCGCCTCGGACGTCAGCAGCGTTTCCCCCAGCGGCGAGAGCTGGCCGGCGATGCGCAACATCGGTGGCGCCTCGGTCTTGAGATATAGATCCGAGGCCTGGCGGCTCGCCATGTGGATCAGGAGATCGTTGATGTCCATCCCTATCGCTGGGTGCGGAGACCGGCGAAGTCGGGGCGGCTAGCGGCGGCCCCTTCCTGGGCGAACGCCTGCTTTTCGACCGCCCGCTTCAGCGCCTCGTCGTTGCTGATCTTCTGGGTCTTGACCAGCGCCTTGAGCGCCTGATCAAGGGACTGCATCCCCTCACGGGCGCCCGTCTGAATCGCCGACGGAATCTGATGCACCTTGTTTTCCCGGATCAGGTTGCGGATCGCCGGCGTGGCGACCATGATCTCCATCGCCGCGACCCGCCCTTTGTTGTCGATGGACGGGATCAGCGTCTGTGCGACGACGCCCAGCAGGGCATCGGCGATCTGGACACGGATCTGCTCCTGTTGATGCGGCGGGAAGACGTCCACGACACGGCTGATCGTCTGCGGGGCGTTGTTCGTGTGGAGGGTGGACAGCACCAGGTGGCCCGTTTCCGCGGCGGTCAGCGCCTGCGCGATCGTCTCGAGGTCCCGCATCTCGCCGACCAAGATCACGTCGGGGTCTTCGCGGAGCGCGCTTCGGAGTGCGGCCGAGAAGGACAGCGTATGGGGACCGACCTCCCGCTGGTTGATGTTGCACTTCTTGTGCTCGTGGATGAACTCGATGGGGTCCTCGATCGTGATGATATGGTCTTCGCGGTGGCCGTTCATGTGATCCACCATCGCCGCGAGCGTGGTCGACTTCCCCGAGCCGGTCGGCCCCGTCACCAACACCAGCCCGCGGTCCTTCATCGCCAAGTCTTTGAGGATCGGCGGCATCGCCAGGTCATCGAGCGTCTTGATCTTGGAGGGGATCAACCGCAGCACGAACCCTTCCCCCAACCGCTGCAGGAACGCGTTGACACGGAACCGCCCGACCCCGCTGAGTTCGAGCGAGAAATCGAGGTCGTGGGTCGCCTCGAACCTCGCCTTTTGCTCATCGGTGAGGATATCGTAGAGCATCGTATGGATATCCTCGCGGGTCAGGAGCGGCATGTCGAGCCGGGTGAGCTTGCCGTTGAGCCGCAGCGTCGGGTGAGACCCCACGGTGAGGTGGAGGTCCGATGCGCCCTGCTCCTTCGTTTGAACGAGGAGATCCGTGATGTCCATCAAGATCCCTCCAGTACCCGCGATAGCTCTTCGATCGACGTCAACCCGTCATCGATGAGGGCGTGGCCCTGTTCGCGCAAGGCCGACCCGGCGGCCTCTGCGAGGCGCGCCAGCGCAGCTTCTCGTCCGCCGCCACGGAGCCGGCCGCGGTCGTTGGGGCTGAGGACCCACGCCACCGTCAACACTCGATATCCTCGAAAGCCGGTAAATCCACACGTCGCGCACCCGCGCGGGGTAAACGTGTGGCGCACGACGGCCGCCCCCGAGGTCTGTCCAAGGCGCTCTTTGCATTCCGGGCAGAGCAGCCGGACCTTCCGGGCGGCGAGCACACCGGTCAGGGTAGACGCGACCAGCGCCCCGCCGGTCGCCGCGATCACCTGAGCGACCACCCCCGCGACGTCCCCCTGCGGATGCCCTGCGATGACCTTCCGCGTCCGCGCGCACTCGAGCGCGATGCGCAGCGTCGAGGCGTCGGACACATCATCGACCGCGACCAGATCGACGCCGGCGCGGAAGGCGCCCCCCAAGAGCGCCGCCGCCTGCGCGGAGGATTCGATGGCCGTCTGCGTGATCGCGGGGTTCCGGTAGACGGGCAGCTTCTCGATCGCCCACACCTTCTTCCGAGGACTCTCGGGAAGGAGCGCCCGGATCAGCATTGTCCGCACGAGCGGATCGGCACACCCGATCACCAGGGCGCCGCGGTACCTCTGGAGGGCTCCTCGGAGCGCCTGAGTGATCTTCGCATCGACCCCGAGGGGCAGCAGATCTGGCACACCGGTGCGGTATGGGTAGAGTGCGATCGTCGCCGCCGGTCCACCGGTCGCGGGAACGACGGAGACGACGGCGCGGGCCTCGATGTCACCCACGGTCACCGATGTCGTGGCGGTGGCCGCCGGCGCGTCGGCGAGACCCGCAAACTCCCGGAGGTGACCCATCAGTCCCGCGTGACGTTCCTCTGGATGACCGGCCCGGTCGACGAGGATGCCCTGGAGGCGGTACCGCACCCGATGCTGCCCGTCCGCGGCCGGGTCGAAGTGAATCTCCGAGGCCCCCTCCTGCAGGGCGTGGGTCAGGTGAAACTGCAGGTATTGGGCCTCGGGCCCCCGGGCCGGGCGCCGCGATCCCTTCTGCTGCTGCGGAGGAAGCCGCTGCAGCATCTCTTCGATGTTGGACTCGAGCGCCACCGCCCGGTTGACCTGGAGACCGGTCCGCGTGGCCACTTCATTGACCGTGTGTTCATCGGTGGGATCCGCCATCGCCAGCGTGACCTGCTGGCCGAATCGATGGATGGGGAAGACGTGGTGTTCACGCAGGAATGCCTCCGGCAGAAGCCGGAGGGCCTCGTCGTCGATGAGGTCGTGGCTCAAAAACACGTAGGGGTACATCAACTGGTTGCTGAGCGCCCAGGCGACGTCATCTTCCGTCGCGGATCCCTGCTCGATCAGGATCTGGCCCAATCGCTTCCCGGTCCTCGCCTGCATCGCAATGGCCTTGTCGAGCTCGCCGGGGGTGATCAACGAGGTCGCCAACAGGATCTCACCGAGCTTGCCCGCCTTCTGACGCGGCATCACACTCCACCGTTTCCATAGACGTCCGTCGGGTGGGAGACAAGCGCGAGAAACACGCGAGAACTTCAACCCCCCCGGGTTGCGTCTGGCCAGTATGTCATCATGAGTGGGATCGGGCCGGTGCCGACCCCTTCGGTTATGCTGTGTTAATGCCCACTACCCGACGGGTTTGGACACGGAAATGAGCTGGGGAGCGGGAGGGCGAGGATCGAGCAGGGACGGGACCGGGCGCGGAAGAGAGTCAG
This portion of the bacterium genome encodes:
- a CDS encoding PilT/PilU family type 4a pilus ATPase, coding for MDINDLLIHMASRQASDLYLKTEAPPMLRIAGQLSPLGETLLTSEAVERLAAQMMQPRHKREFEERQQVNLAYYTPALGRYRVNIYTQRSAPAIVIRRIKSEIPTFEELGLPKVIVGLASAPRGLVLVTGPTGSGKSTTLAAMIDYRNRHAPGHIVTIEDPIEFVHADHESLVSQREVGTDCDSFNTALKDALRQTPDVILIGEMRDVESATAAVHFAETGHLVLSTLHSVNASQTIERILHFFPQESHDNVQLQLSLNLLGVVSQRLIPRPGDGGLVLVAELMLATPHIRELLKKGNVGGIRTAIQAGGQEGMQTFDQAVYTLIQDRVIDVETGMQYADSPNDVRLRLRGLV
- a CDS encoding lactate racemase domain-containing protein, producing the protein MTQANVARAAPGRLQGIRAPREVRLPQMVRVAQRWSSPGRCDVEGQIHRQLDAPEIARRIPKGGRVAVAVGSRGIAEIDTIASAVVAAIKRHGGTPFIFPAMGSHGGATAEGQIEVLAALGVTEARVGAPIVSSMDVVELGRLRDGSEVYWDRHAHAAAAVIVIGRIKPHTLFRGPFESGLIKMSVIGVGKQRGAMSIHATGPQDLGPRLAEAWEIIRRRTPIAFGVAVVEDAYDIPVEIAAVPADAVLDREPVLLTKARALMPSLPARDIDVLVVQEIGKNISGDGMDPNITGRYLSHVTGGPTIRRLAVFDLTEETHGNATGVGMADFISQRVVDKIDLEPTYMNGITAAITEGSRLPMIMLTDQDALWTAVLTTQRPTSGDERIVYIRNTLALGEVAVSAALTLDLEPHATVASQPFALEFTRDGALVSPLAPAGVGARPDWGAF
- a CDS encoding ATPase, T2SS/T4P/T4SS family; translation: MPRQKAGKLGEILLATSLITPGELDKAIAMQARTGKRLGQILIEQGSATEDDVAWALSNQLMYPYVFLSHDLIDDEALRLLPEAFLREHHVFPIHRFGQQVTLAMADPTDEHTVNEVATRTGLQVNRAVALESNIEEMLQRLPPQQQKGSRRPARGPEAQYLQFHLTHALQEGASEIHFDPAADGQHRVRYRLQGILVDRAGHPEERHAGLMGHLREFAGLADAPAATATTSVTVGDIEARAVVSVVPATGGPAATIALYPYRTGVPDLLPLGVDAKITQALRGALQRYRGALVIGCADPLVRTMLIRALLPESPRKKVWAIEKLPVYRNPAITQTAIESSAQAAALLGGAFRAGVDLVAVDDVSDASTLRIALECARTRKVIAGHPQGDVAGVVAQVIAATGGALVASTLTGVLAARKVRLLCPECKERLGQTSGAAVVRHTFTPRGCATCGFTGFRGYRVLTVAWVLSPNDRGRLRGGGREAALARLAEAAGSALREQGHALIDDGLTSIEELSRVLEGS
- the larB gene encoding nickel pincer cofactor biosynthesis protein LarB, translating into MNDEALARLLTEVRAGRMTIEAALAEFRWLPFAELGFAKADTHRVLRRRAAEAVYCPGKTVDQILQITAELRRSDAVVLLTRAAPEVAADVLRALPEARHISGASLVVVGALPESRTGCIGVLTGGTSDIGVAEEAAWTAEAMGGAVARAYDVGVAGLHRLGAQRDLLERARVLVVVAGMDGALPAVVAGLTRAPVIGVPTSIGYGAHLGGLAPLLTMLNACAPGVAAVNIDNGFGAGYLAAVINAGAGTTDVTPRRPDAHRLP
- a CDS encoding type IV pilus twitching motility protein PilT, coding for MDITDLLVQTKEQGASDLHLTVGSHPTLRLNGKLTRLDMPLLTREDIHTMLYDILTDEQKARFEATHDLDFSLELSGVGRFRVNAFLQRLGEGFVLRLIPSKIKTLDDLAMPPILKDLAMKDRGLVLVTGPTGSGKSTTLAAMVDHMNGHREDHIITIEDPIEFIHEHKKCNINQREVGPHTLSFSAALRSALREDPDVILVGEMRDLETIAQALTAAETGHLVLSTLHTNNAPQTISRVVDVFPPHQQEQIRVQIADALLGVVAQTLIPSIDNKGRVAAMEIMVATPAIRNLIRENKVHQIPSAIQTGAREGMQSLDQALKALVKTQKISNDEALKRAVEKQAFAQEGAAASRPDFAGLRTQR
- a CDS encoding OsmC family protein produces the protein MDATVRWTREMQFTGTGTAGTTITMDSRPEHGGQGAGPSPMETVLLALGGCTGMDVISVLNKMRARLDGLEIRITADRAEEHPKVFTRIALEYVFTGATLRPDQVTRAVELSQTRYCSVSAMLRWGAELTYSWRIVPEER
- the larE gene encoding ATP-dependent sacrificial sulfur transferase LarE produces the protein MEHKIVRLRQALRDLDGVVVAFSGGVDSAYLLAVAHDVLDDRCVGVTAVSPSLAQEELGAARRIAASIGARHMVVETDEYEDPRYRRNDVQRCYFCKHALFTRLGGVAASLGLAAVAYGANLDDLGDYRPGMRAAGEFAVRAPLLDAGLTKVEIRALARERGLEVWDKPASPCLASRIPHGTPVTMTALRQIEAGERVLHDLGFRDVRVRHHGEVARIEVPVEEIARLREIGPYVMAALQAVGFRDVTVDPRGLRSGGLVAAALRERGGVTAPGAGHEPPRGPCR
- the larC gene encoding nickel pincer cofactor biosynthesis protein LarC — encoded protein: MRIGYLDCGSGASGDMLLAALLSAGWTESGLRDVVSELGVPVRITVSRVHRRGVPATRVDVQEGDPPNSRPYPALGRMLAASRIEEPLRRSALAVFARLAAVEAKVHTTPIEEVHLHELGGLDTIVDVVGVLAGFRALGLEHVVASPVNLGRGWVTIHHGTVPVPPPATAALIEGMPVYSGETEGELLTPTGAVLLATLVNDWGSLPPLRLDRIGTGAGAADPPRANVLRLFVGEALESAAPIPSGSRQTYGTIGPGRPQAERLVVLETSIDDMNPQLYPHVMDLLFGAGALDVMTIPALMKKGRPGHLLRVLAEPDLAQALSQILIAETTTLGVRIYEVTRLAVGRRRVDVETEYGTVPVKVAADPSGVLTMTPEFDACRALAERLGVPVKRVIAAAQRAAAGREGQVPHG
- a CDS encoding adenosine-specific kinase; amino-acid sequence: MELHAVAVENPQSLNLIFGHSHFIKTVEDLHEALVGTVPGIRFGLAFCEASGPRLVRTSGTDPALVDLAGRNAVAVGCGHTFFIFLGNAYPVNVLGAVRQVPEVCQIYCATANPVEVIVAATGAGRAVLGVVDGQPPLGIEGPDDAQARHDLLRRIGYKL